In the genome of Tautonia marina, one region contains:
- a CDS encoding class I SAM-dependent methyltransferase, with protein MPSTVMDDEFATIPWFHRIDLGNGVTTPGVDDTVTKLDQVHFPKDLTGKSVLDVGAWDGFFSFEAERRGASRVVALDGGVWNAPQIGRRGFDYARRALSSSVEDVTMEVLEMTPDQPGIFDVVLFLGVLYHLPNPLAGLCQVAACTREQIILETHVDLLDISRPAIAYYGSDECANDPTNWCGPNQAALEGMLRTAGFSRIKAFPAVTDVHYSVNGAKRGTFGRMVVHAWK; from the coding sequence ATGCCCTCGACAGTCATGGACGACGAATTCGCCACGATTCCCTGGTTCCACCGCATCGACCTTGGGAACGGTGTCACGACCCCTGGGGTCGACGATACCGTGACAAAACTCGATCAAGTCCACTTCCCTAAGGACCTGACTGGAAAGTCGGTTCTCGACGTCGGGGCCTGGGATGGCTTCTTCTCCTTCGAGGCCGAGCGCCGAGGAGCCAGCCGGGTGGTTGCCCTCGACGGCGGGGTCTGGAATGCTCCTCAGATCGGCCGACGGGGGTTCGATTACGCCCGCCGGGCGCTGAGTTCGAGTGTCGAAGACGTGACCATGGAAGTCCTCGAGATGACCCCCGATCAGCCGGGGATCTTCGATGTTGTGCTGTTCCTCGGGGTGCTCTACCATCTGCCGAATCCGCTCGCGGGCCTCTGTCAGGTTGCCGCGTGCACCCGAGAACAGATCATTCTCGAAACGCATGTCGACCTGCTCGACATCTCACGACCTGCGATTGCGTACTACGGCTCGGATGAATGCGCGAATGACCCGACGAACTGGTGCGGGCCGAATCAGGCCGCGCTCGAAGGAATGCTCCGAACTGCTGGGTTCAGCCGCATTAAGGCGTTTCCCGCCGTCACGGACGTCCATTACTCGGTCAACGGCGCGAAACGAGGAACG